A part of Pseudomonas sp. HR96 genomic DNA contains:
- a CDS encoding MFS transporter, with the protein MATNASSAQAPATAASQTSPLVMRIIGACALAHLINDLIQSVLPSIYPMLKANYGLSFTQVGLITLTFQVTASLLQPWIGFYTDRHPKPMLLPLGMVCTLVGIMMLSVVGSFPMILLASALIGVGSSTFHPETSRVARLASGGRYGLAQSTFQVGGNAGSAFGPLLAAAIIIPFGQGHVAWFGVVALFAIGVQYGISRWYREHLNLFKLKGGQKATHGLSKGRVTAALVVLALLVFGKYFYMASFTSYFTFYLIEKFDLSVASSQLHLFLFLGAVAAGTFFGGPIGDRIGRKAVIWFSILGVAPFTLLLPYVDLFWTTVLSVIIGFILASAFSAIVVFAQELVPGNVGMIAGVFFGLMFGFGGIGAALLGHLADIHGIEYVYKLCSYLPLFGVLTVLLPSTKRA; encoded by the coding sequence ATGGCCACCAATGCTTCAAGCGCGCAAGCGCCTGCCACCGCTGCCTCGCAAACCAGCCCGCTGGTGATGCGCATCATCGGCGCCTGCGCCCTGGCGCATTTGATCAACGACCTGATCCAGTCGGTCCTGCCGTCGATCTACCCCATGCTCAAGGCCAACTACGGCCTGAGCTTCACCCAGGTCGGCCTGATCACCCTGACCTTCCAGGTCACCGCCTCGCTGCTGCAGCCCTGGATCGGTTTCTACACCGACCGCCATCCCAAGCCGATGCTGCTGCCGCTGGGTATGGTCTGCACCCTGGTCGGCATCATGATGCTGTCGGTGGTCGGCAGCTTCCCGATGATTCTGCTGGCCTCGGCGCTGATCGGCGTGGGCTCCTCGACCTTTCACCCGGAAACCTCGCGCGTTGCGCGGCTGGCTTCCGGAGGCCGTTACGGCCTGGCGCAGTCGACCTTTCAGGTGGGCGGCAACGCCGGCTCGGCGTTCGGCCCGCTGCTGGCGGCGGCCATCATCATTCCGTTCGGCCAGGGCCATGTGGCCTGGTTCGGCGTGGTCGCCCTGTTCGCCATCGGCGTGCAGTACGGCATCAGCCGCTGGTACCGCGAGCACCTCAACCTGTTCAAGCTCAAGGGCGGGCAGAAAGCCACCCACGGCCTGTCCAAAGGCCGGGTGACGGCGGCACTGGTGGTACTGGCGCTGCTGGTGTTCGGCAAGTACTTCTACATGGCCAGCTTCACCAGCTACTTCACTTTCTACCTGATCGAGAAGTTCGACCTGTCGGTGGCCAGCTCGCAGCTACACCTGTTCCTGTTTCTCGGCGCGGTCGCTGCTGGCACCTTCTTCGGCGGCCCGATCGGCGACCGCATCGGCCGCAAGGCGGTGATCTGGTTCTCGATCCTCGGCGTGGCGCCGTTCACCCTGCTGCTGCCCTATGTCGACCTGTTCTGGACGACCGTGCTCAGCGTCATCATCGGCTTCATCCTGGCCTCGGCCTTCTCGGCCATCGTGGTGTTCGCCCAGGAGCTGGTGCCGGGCAACGTCGGCATGATCGCCGGGGTGTTCTTCGGCTTGATGTTCGGTTTCGGCGGCATCGGCGCTGCGCTACTCGGCCACCTGGCGGACATCCACGGCATCGAGTACGTGTACAAGCTGTGTTCCTACCTGCCGTTGTTCGGCGTGTTGACGGTACTATTGCCGTCTACCAAGCGAGCTTGA
- a CDS encoding NADP-dependent oxidoreductase, with protein MSSSTQAQRIVLAARPQGEPTATDFRLETVQLPAPAAGQLLLKTLYLSLDPYMRGRMNDAKSYMPPVGLGQTMVGEVVAEVVESQLAGYAAGDLVLAHSGWVSHALSDGQGVRKIDPDTAPIETRLGVLGMPGFTAYAGLREIGKPRAGETVVVAAASGPVGSLVGQLAQRSGARAVGIAGGTRKCAYVKDVLGFDVVIDHHAEDFADQLATACPDGIDVYFENVGGPIWHAVFPLLNPFARVPVCGLVADYNGSAAVSDGLSVAGLMRGILSKSITVRGFINYDLDYCFGDFLKEVGPAIKQGEIEHLEDIVDGLENAPATFMGMLKGKNFGKVLVRVGERR; from the coding sequence ATGTCCAGTTCCACCCAAGCCCAGCGTATCGTGCTGGCCGCCCGCCCCCAGGGTGAGCCGACCGCCACGGACTTTCGCCTTGAAACCGTGCAACTGCCAGCGCCCGCCGCCGGCCAGCTGCTGCTCAAGACGCTCTACCTGTCCCTGGACCCCTACATGCGTGGGCGCATGAACGACGCCAAGTCCTACATGCCCCCCGTGGGCCTGGGCCAGACCATGGTCGGCGAGGTGGTGGCCGAGGTGGTCGAGTCGCAGCTGGCCGGTTATGCGGCTGGCGACCTGGTGCTGGCGCACAGCGGCTGGGTCAGCCATGCGCTGTCCGACGGCCAGGGCGTACGCAAGATCGATCCCGACACCGCGCCCATCGAGACCCGCCTGGGCGTGCTGGGCATGCCCGGCTTCACCGCCTATGCCGGCCTGCGCGAAATCGGCAAGCCGCGTGCCGGTGAAACCGTTGTAGTCGCCGCTGCCAGCGGGCCGGTCGGCTCGCTGGTCGGGCAGCTGGCGCAGCGCTCGGGCGCCCGCGCCGTGGGCATCGCCGGCGGCACCCGCAAGTGCGCCTACGTCAAGGACGTGCTGGGCTTCGACGTAGTCATCGACCACCACGCCGAGGACTTCGCCGACCAACTGGCCACCGCCTGCCCGGACGGCATCGACGTGTACTTCGAGAACGTCGGCGGGCCGATCTGGCATGCCGTGTTCCCCCTGCTCAACCCCTTCGCCCGGGTGCCGGTGTGCGGCCTGGTGGCGGACTACAACGGCTCGGCAGCGGTCAGCGATGGCCTGTCGGTTGCCGGCCTGATGCGCGGCATCCTCAGCAAGAGCATCACCGTGCGCGGCTTCATCAACTACGACCTGGACTACTGCTTCGGCGACTTCCTCAAGGAAGTCGGGCCGGCCATCAAGCAAGGCGAAATCGAGCATCTGGAAGACATCGTCGACGGCCTGGAGAACGCTCCGGCCACCTTCATGGGCATGCTCAAGGGCAAGAACTTCGGCAAGGTGCTGGTGCGGGTGGGTGAGCGCCGGTAA
- a CDS encoding SDR family NAD(P)-dependent oxidoreductase, protein MNLQGKNVLITGGNSGIGLATARLMLAHGARVAITGRDPSKLEVAAAELGNGVLALQADLTLAGDVQALSERLGSEFGQLDVVFANAGIGGSTPLGSTTLEAFELILRTNLTSVFFTLQAVLPLMADGGAIVFNGSVMRELGSPGSSAYSATKAGISGMAKVFAAELAPRGIRVNTVIPGATRTPIWTRGDRSGSTLDGTEAFLAPHIPLGRLAEPEETANAVLFLATAAGITGAEVVVDGGATGAPYGAPIFRQP, encoded by the coding sequence ATGAATCTGCAAGGCAAGAACGTACTGATCACCGGTGGCAACAGCGGCATCGGCCTGGCCACCGCGCGGTTGATGCTCGCCCATGGCGCCCGAGTGGCGATCACCGGGCGTGACCCGAGCAAGCTGGAGGTGGCGGCGGCCGAACTGGGCAACGGTGTGCTGGCGCTGCAGGCCGACCTGACCCTTGCCGGTGATGTACAAGCCTTGAGCGAGCGCCTGGGCAGCGAATTCGGCCAGCTCGACGTGGTCTTCGCCAATGCCGGCATCGGCGGCTCGACACCGCTGGGCAGCACCACCCTGGAGGCGTTCGAGCTGATCCTGCGCACCAACCTGACCTCGGTGTTCTTCACGCTCCAGGCAGTGCTGCCGCTCATGGCGGACGGCGGCGCGATCGTCTTCAACGGTTCGGTGATGCGCGAGCTGGGTTCGCCCGGCTCCAGCGCCTACTCGGCAACCAAGGCCGGGATCAGCGGCATGGCCAAAGTCTTCGCTGCGGAACTGGCGCCCCGCGGCATCCGCGTCAACACCGTGATCCCGGGGGCCACGCGCACGCCGATCTGGACCCGCGGCGACCGCAGCGGCAGCACCCTGGACGGTACCGAGGCGTTCCTCGCGCCGCATATCCCGCTGGGCCGCCTGGCCGAACCGGAAGAAACCGCCAACGCGGTGCTTTTCCTGGCCACCGCTGCGGGAATTACCGGCGCTGAAGTTGTCGTAGATGGAGGAGCGACCGGTGCACCTTATGGCGCACCGATCTTTCGCCAGCCTTGA
- a CDS encoding WbuC family cupin fold metalloprotein — MKQITRDTLGTLATQAQMSPRQRANLNLHEELSDPIQRLAIAMEPGTYIRAQYHAHTWELLYALAGRFLVLNFDDQGVVTQRLVLGPDCPIVEIPSHRWHAVLSLDVGGVIFEVKHGPYLPIPEGNYATWAPAENTPGVADLMAWYAVAQIGDRYSPA, encoded by the coding sequence ATGAAACAGATCACCCGCGACACCCTCGGCACCCTGGCGACCCAGGCGCAGATGTCCCCGCGCCAGCGCGCCAACCTCAATCTGCACGAAGAGCTCAGCGACCCGATCCAGCGTCTGGCCATCGCCATGGAGCCCGGTACCTACATTCGCGCGCAATATCACGCGCACACCTGGGAGCTGCTCTATGCCCTGGCCGGGCGTTTCCTGGTGCTCAATTTCGATGATCAGGGCGTGGTCACCCAGCGCCTGGTACTAGGCCCGGATTGCCCCATCGTCGAGATTCCGTCCCACCGCTGGCACGCGGTGCTCTCGCTGGACGTCGGCGGGGTCATCTTCGAGGTCAAGCATGGCCCCTACCTGCCAATCCCTGAGGGCAACTACGCGACCTGGGCGCCGGCCGAGAATACCCCAGGTGTGGCCGACCTGATGGCCTGGTATGCCGTGGCACAAATCGGCGACCGCTACAGCCCCGCCTGA
- a CDS encoding carbohydrate porin, translating to MSASAAPKAARQRQAVTLLISLCAAGAAIHAQADDAFAANSKYMTGDWGGLRTQLFNEGVDIQLGYVGESASSLHGGYQKQDRATRYADQFSVGANLDLQKLLGWNDSAASLVISNRNGDNLNDKLSDPRASGMSSTMEIQGRGSVSRLSELWVSKGWFDDALNIKFGRQAVSDDFAVEDCSFQSLAFCGSQPGNYVDSIYNGPISQWALRVRYRLSSEVYAQIGAFNINPSDLENDNGFKLNGAGTTGTLVPVELVWAPTVNKLPGEYRLGYYHSTANGTDVYRDSNGQPAALSGNDYRSDGSRHGAWIIAKQQLTSVNGDVARGLSVTASATFQDRQTTPVDSYQKVELVYKGPFDARPADSLGFGVARLHASSEFLRNARTANEASGLGYDDAGYVPEQHSEIATELNYAVQATKWLQIMPNLQYIKNPDGVREVDDALVFGMQVTSQF from the coding sequence ATGTCGGCGTCTGCCGCACCGAAAGCGGCGCGCCAGCGCCAGGCCGTAACCTTGCTGATTTCCCTCTGTGCTGCGGGCGCGGCGATCCACGCTCAGGCCGACGACGCCTTCGCCGCCAACTCGAAATACATGACCGGCGATTGGGGCGGCCTGCGCACTCAACTGTTCAACGAGGGTGTGGATATCCAGCTGGGCTACGTCGGCGAATCCGCCAGCAGCCTGCACGGCGGCTACCAGAAACAAGATCGCGCCACCCGCTACGCCGACCAGTTCAGCGTGGGGGCCAACCTTGATCTGCAAAAGCTGCTGGGCTGGAACGACTCGGCCGCCAGCCTGGTGATCAGCAACCGCAACGGTGACAACCTCAACGACAAGCTCAGCGACCCCCGCGCCTCTGGCATGAGCTCAACCATGGAAATCCAGGGCCGTGGCAGCGTCAGCCGCCTGAGCGAACTGTGGGTCAGCAAGGGCTGGTTCGACGACGCGCTGAACATCAAGTTTGGCCGCCAGGCGGTCAGCGACGATTTCGCCGTCGAGGACTGCTCGTTCCAATCGCTGGCGTTCTGCGGCTCGCAGCCAGGCAACTACGTGGACAGCATCTACAACGGCCCGATCAGCCAGTGGGCACTGCGCGTACGCTACCGCTTGAGCAGCGAAGTCTATGCGCAGATCGGCGCGTTCAACATCAACCCATCGGACCTGGAAAACGACAACGGCTTCAAGCTCAACGGTGCGGGCACCACGGGCACCCTGGTCCCGGTCGAGCTGGTGTGGGCACCGACGGTGAACAAGCTGCCGGGCGAATACCGCCTGGGCTACTACCACAGCACCGCCAACGGCACCGACGTCTACCGCGACAGCAACGGTCAGCCGGCGGCGTTGAGCGGCAACGACTACCGCAGCGACGGTAGCCGCCACGGTGCCTGGATCATCGCCAAACAGCAGTTGACCTCGGTCAATGGCGATGTCGCCCGCGGCCTGAGCGTGACCGCCAGCGCCACCTTCCAGGACCGCCAGACCACGCCGGTGGACAGCTACCAGAAGGTCGAGCTGGTCTACAAAGGCCCGTTCGATGCCCGTCCCGCCGACAGCCTGGGCTTTGGCGTTGCCCGTTTGCACGCCAGCTCCGAGTTCCTGCGCAACGCGCGCACGGCCAACGAGGCCAGCGGCCTGGGCTACGACGATGCCGGCTACGTGCCCGAGCAGCATTCGGAAATCGCCACCGAGCTGAACTACGCCGTGCAGGCGACCAAATGGCTGCAGATCATGCCCAACCTGCAATACATCAAGAACCCGGACGGCGTGCGCGAAGTGGACGACGCGCTGGTGTTCGGCATGCAGGTGACTTCCCAGTTCTGA
- a CDS encoding Fic family protein, producing MSSTQLSLAVGASLATVKRQLEVLVAMGQVQREGQARATRYRLPDPASQTLRYSMAHSANQFEVREPPAGATLWSETRRPLLERLQQPLAMRTPVTYQRALVDDYVPNQSSLLPPHVARQLAEQGRMRGQQPAGTYARKVLEPMLVDLSWSSSRLEGNRYSLLATEELFKHGALSHDLDAVMLLNHKAAIEFLVDAAPRYGLTRPLVCNLHALLMQDLLADSDGLGSIRQKVVNISDTTYVPCQVPLLLGEMLESILTKARQIKNPVESACFLWVHLAYLQPFEDGNKRTSRMAANIPLMLYNSAPLSFMDVDPGDYACAMLAVYEFGDVSLAADLFAWVYGRSIDRYAVLLEAMGQPDPLRLQFREALNEAIGAIVRDALTLEQAVAALRLDATRASQFVPLLEAELRVLGLHNCARYRLAFSQVEQWTAAGRPR from the coding sequence ATGAGCTCGACTCAGCTGTCGCTGGCGGTCGGTGCGAGCCTGGCCACCGTCAAGCGGCAGCTTGAGGTGCTTGTCGCCATGGGCCAGGTGCAGCGCGAGGGGCAGGCGCGGGCCACACGCTACCGTTTGCCAGACCCTGCCAGCCAGACACTGCGCTACAGCATGGCTCACAGCGCGAATCAATTCGAGGTCCGTGAACCTCCTGCGGGCGCAACCCTCTGGAGCGAAACACGCCGGCCATTGCTCGAACGGCTGCAACAGCCGCTGGCAATGCGTACTCCGGTCACCTACCAGCGCGCGCTGGTGGACGATTATGTGCCCAATCAAAGTTCGCTGTTACCGCCTCACGTTGCGCGGCAGTTGGCGGAACAAGGCCGGATGCGTGGGCAGCAACCCGCCGGCACCTATGCGCGCAAGGTGCTCGAACCCATGCTGGTGGATCTCTCGTGGTCGTCGTCGCGGCTCGAAGGCAATCGCTACTCGCTGCTTGCCACCGAAGAGCTGTTCAAGCACGGCGCCCTCAGCCATGACCTGGACGCCGTGATGTTGCTCAACCACAAGGCTGCCATCGAATTTCTCGTCGACGCGGCTCCCCGCTACGGTCTGACCAGACCCTTGGTGTGCAATCTGCACGCGCTGCTGATGCAGGATCTTTTGGCGGACAGTGACGGGCTGGGCAGCATTCGGCAAAAGGTGGTGAACATCAGCGACACCACTTATGTCCCCTGCCAGGTTCCCTTGCTGCTCGGGGAAATGCTCGAGTCGATCCTGACCAAGGCGAGGCAGATCAAGAACCCCGTGGAGTCGGCATGCTTTCTTTGGGTTCACCTGGCTTACCTGCAGCCTTTCGAAGATGGCAACAAGCGCACCAGTCGAATGGCGGCGAACATTCCATTGATGCTTTACAACAGCGCGCCGCTGTCGTTCATGGATGTCGACCCGGGCGACTACGCCTGCGCCATGCTGGCCGTATACGAGTTTGGCGATGTGTCACTGGCGGCCGACCTGTTCGCCTGGGTCTACGGGCGCTCGATCGACCGGTACGCGGTGCTGCTCGAAGCCATGGGTCAGCCAGACCCATTGCGGCTGCAGTTTCGTGAAGCGCTCAACGAGGCGATTGGCGCTATCGTGCGGGACGCGCTGACCCTGGAGCAGGCGGTCGCGGCGTTGCGGCTGGACGCTACGAGGGCCAGCCAGTTCGTGCCCCTGCTGGAGGCAGAGTTGCGGGTGCTTGGGCTGCACAACTGCGCGCGCTATCGCCTGGCCTTCAGCCAGGTCGAGCAATGGACGGCCGCCGGCAGGCCTCGCTAG
- a CDS encoding SDR family oxidoreductase yields the protein MPSLKGQWALVTGASSGLGQHFAWALAEQGADLVLVARRSDPMQTLAREIEARHAVRVRVQPADLSAPGAAAELKAALDDSGVQIDVLINNAGMGVIGDFLDQPAQNTRDLLNLNVLALTELTQQFATPMQGRGRGHILLVASIVAFQPYPSYAAYAASKAYVLSFGEALHIELARHGVVVSVLSPGITDTEFFSAAGSQPNAMMKRMMMAPRPVVDIGLAALFAGKSSVVAGALNRLVTFASRLFSRRWLARLTYRAGI from the coding sequence ATGCCGTCACTCAAAGGTCAGTGGGCGCTGGTCACCGGTGCGTCCAGTGGGCTTGGCCAGCACTTTGCCTGGGCCTTGGCCGAGCAGGGTGCCGACCTGGTGCTGGTGGCGCGCCGAAGCGATCCGATGCAGACGTTGGCCCGGGAGATCGAGGCGCGCCATGCAGTGCGGGTGAGGGTGCAGCCTGCAGACCTCTCGGCGCCTGGCGCGGCGGCCGAACTCAAGGCTGCACTCGACGACTCGGGGGTGCAGATCGACGTGCTGATCAACAACGCCGGCATGGGCGTGATTGGCGATTTCCTTGACCAGCCGGCGCAGAACACCCGCGACCTGCTCAACCTCAATGTGCTCGCGCTGACCGAATTGACCCAGCAATTCGCCACCCCGATGCAGGGCCGTGGCCGCGGGCATATCCTGCTGGTGGCCAGCATCGTCGCTTTCCAGCCGTACCCGTCCTACGCTGCCTATGCCGCCAGCAAGGCCTACGTGCTGTCGTTCGGCGAGGCCCTGCACATTGAACTGGCGCGCCATGGCGTGGTGGTCAGCGTGCTCTCGCCCGGGATCACCGATACCGAGTTCTTCAGCGCTGCCGGCAGCCAGCCCAATGCCATGATGAAACGCATGATGATGGCGCCGCGTCCCGTGGTGGACATTGGCCTGGCGGCGCTGTTCGCCGGCAAGTCCTCGGTGGTGGCCGGTGCGCTGAATCGGCTGGTGACCTTCGCCAGCCGCTTGTTCTCCCGCCGATGGCTGGCGCGGCTGACCTACAGGGCCGGCATCTAG